The Exiguobacterium aurantiacum DSM 6208 genome includes a window with the following:
- a CDS encoding MMPL family transporter, which produces MRNIIQWRWGILIGLIVLTAGLFIAAPNLTKQAEQAGSFQLSEDMDSQRAQDILNAAGKSDKTISLVYEFDSLGEAERTDISRVIRDIETRDDVVKDVLDPFENEETEAQLVSEDERIVLVPITVEGSSEAINAFADDVRANVLPEDETVYITGEEIINNDVNLSAQEGLKKTEIITVVLIFSLLLLVFRSIVTPFIPLIAVGFTYLLSQSFVAFFVDWFGFPVSNYTQIFLVAILFGIGTDYCILLLSRYKEELGAGHTIEDAIVNTYKTAGRTVLISGLAVFVGFASIGFADFPIFKSAVAVAVGIAVLLLILFTVVPFFMATLKHRLFWPSKKAGEHHDSRLWAAFSRLSVNRPFVSILVVAAITVPVLFTYDDARSFNTVDEIGNDYDSVRGLNLISEGFGKGESLPVQVILKRDAALTEDDVAYIEKFSYELENVDGVSGVRSITRPTGDVIDDFYVDTQLAEVSRGLAEAESGLGDVQAGLAQVESGLDAVVAQLPTGSSSAGAPLAEAAAGLGQLNAQLGLIGQGLTATQNIPATVAGIGQVSVGLGQIEAGINEAASALTAQGAQIGELGAGLSQLATGVGEANAGLSQIEAGLGEAVSFLSALSEADGLRDTGVFLPEGTLTSDAFAPAVDRYVFDGGTATQLEVVLDMDPYSPEAIDTVEAVKETMDRIVTNTPFEAATIGYAGISSINSDLNATSTNDFNRTVAIMLVTLFVVMTILFRSMIMPLYMIGSLLLTYYTSAAITELIFVEGLGYDGISWAVPFFGFVMLIALGIDYSIFLLDRFREESINGMTVRDALVHSMTKMGTVIMTAAVILAGTFGAMIPSGVLSLVQIATIVITGLLLYGLIVLPLLIPAITVSFGDGVWWPFKPKKKDE; this is translated from the coding sequence TTGCGTAACATCATTCAATGGCGCTGGGGAATCTTGATTGGCCTCATCGTCTTAACGGCCGGCTTGTTCATCGCGGCACCGAACTTGACGAAACAGGCCGAACAGGCCGGAAGCTTCCAATTGTCAGAAGATATGGACTCGCAACGGGCCCAAGATATATTAAATGCAGCTGGGAAGAGCGACAAGACGATTTCACTCGTCTACGAGTTCGATTCGCTCGGCGAGGCCGAACGGACCGATATTTCCCGGGTCATCCGTGACATCGAAACGCGCGACGACGTCGTCAAGGACGTCCTCGACCCGTTCGAAAATGAAGAGACCGAAGCACAGCTCGTTTCAGAAGATGAGCGCATCGTGCTCGTCCCGATCACGGTCGAAGGGTCGAGCGAGGCCATAAACGCCTTCGCGGACGATGTACGGGCGAACGTCTTACCTGAAGACGAAACGGTATACATCACTGGGGAAGAGATTATCAATAACGATGTGAACTTGAGTGCGCAGGAAGGGTTGAAGAAGACAGAAATCATCACTGTCGTCTTGATTTTCAGCTTGCTCCTACTCGTCTTCCGTTCGATTGTGACACCGTTCATCCCGTTGATCGCGGTCGGCTTCACGTATCTTCTCAGCCAATCGTTCGTCGCCTTCTTCGTCGATTGGTTCGGCTTCCCCGTCTCGAATTACACGCAGATTTTCCTCGTGGCGATTCTGTTCGGAATCGGGACAGACTATTGTATCCTGCTCCTCAGTCGGTATAAAGAAGAGCTTGGGGCCGGTCACACGATCGAAGACGCGATCGTCAACACGTATAAGACGGCCGGTCGAACGGTTCTCATCAGCGGGCTCGCCGTGTTCGTCGGTTTCGCCTCGATCGGTTTTGCCGATTTCCCGATCTTTAAATCGGCCGTCGCCGTCGCCGTCGGGATTGCCGTCTTGCTCTTGATTTTGTTCACTGTCGTTCCGTTCTTTATGGCGACGCTCAAGCATCGTTTGTTTTGGCCTTCAAAGAAAGCGGGCGAACATCACGACAGCCGCCTCTGGGCGGCGTTCAGCCGATTATCGGTCAATCGGCCGTTCGTCTCGATTCTTGTCGTCGCGGCGATCACAGTACCGGTATTGTTCACGTACGATGACGCCCGGTCGTTCAATACGGTCGATGAGATCGGAAATGACTATGACTCGGTCCGAGGGCTCAATTTGATCTCGGAAGGGTTCGGAAAAGGCGAGTCACTCCCGGTCCAAGTCATCTTGAAACGAGATGCGGCACTGACAGAAGACGACGTCGCCTACATCGAGAAGTTTTCATACGAACTCGAGAACGTGGACGGTGTGAGCGGTGTCCGGTCGATCACGCGACCGACCGGTGACGTCATTGACGATTTTTATGTCGATACCCAACTCGCGGAAGTGAGCCGTGGGCTTGCTGAAGCCGAAAGCGGACTCGGGGACGTACAAGCAGGACTCGCCCAGGTCGAGTCAGGGCTTGACGCCGTCGTTGCTCAACTACCGACGGGATCCTCGAGCGCGGGGGCGCCACTCGCGGAAGCAGCGGCAGGACTTGGTCAATTGAACGCCCAACTCGGTTTGATTGGACAAGGCTTGACGGCCACACAAAACATTCCAGCGACCGTAGCCGGTATCGGACAAGTGTCTGTCGGGCTCGGTCAAATCGAAGCAGGCATCAATGAAGCCGCTTCGGCTTTAACGGCACAAGGCGCGCAAATTGGGGAACTCGGAGCCGGACTGTCTCAGCTCGCCACCGGAGTTGGTGAAGCGAACGCTGGATTGTCACAGATTGAAGCCGGCTTAGGCGAGGCCGTGTCCTTCTTATCGGCACTTAGCGAAGCGGATGGTTTACGTGATACAGGCGTCTTTTTACCGGAAGGGACATTGACGTCGGACGCGTTCGCGCCAGCCGTTGACCGTTACGTGTTCGATGGCGGGACAGCCACGCAACTCGAGGTCGTCCTCGACATGGACCCGTACTCACCAGAAGCGATCGATACGGTCGAGGCGGTGAAAGAGACGATGGACCGCATCGTCACGAATACACCGTTTGAAGCGGCCACGATTGGTTATGCCGGCATTTCGAGCATCAATAGTGACTTGAATGCGACGTCTACGAACGACTTCAATCGGACGGTCGCCATCATGCTCGTGACGCTCTTTGTCGTCATGACGATTCTATTCCGTTCGATGATCATGCCGCTCTATATGATTGGCTCGCTCTTGTTGACGTACTACACATCGGCGGCCATCACGGAGCTCATCTTCGTGGAAGGACTCGGTTACGACGGCATCAGCTGGGCCGTACCGTTCTTCGGGTTCGTCATGTTGATTGCGCTCGGCATCGACTACTCGATTTTCCTCCTCGATCGATTCCGCGAAGAGTCGATTAACGGGATGACGGTACGTGACGCACTCGTCCACTCGATGACGAAGATGGGGACGGTCATCATGACCGCTGCCGTCATCCTCGCGGGCACGTTCGGGGCGATGATCCCATCAGGTGTGCTCAGTCTCGTCCAAATCGCGACGATCGTCATCACGGGGCTGTTGCTATACGGGTTGATCGTGTTGCCGTTACTCATCCCGGCCATCACCGTCTCGTTCGGTGACGGGGTGTGGTGGCCGTTCAAACCTAAAAAGAAAGACGAGTGA